The segment TTTCATCTAAAAATAGTTTTTGATTATTATTTTTAATTTTTGGTCTTTTATTGAGCCTTTTCTCAATAATTTCATTGGGATTTATTTTTTCATTTTTAAAATCAAAAAGTTTAAGTTGTATGAAGTTTATATTAGTATTGAGGACAAATTTGTTTTGTTTAGTCATAAAATATTATTTGTCCTCACTTATTTAAGTAATTTACTATTTTTAAATCCTTTATTTCAAAATTAAAGAAAAAAATAACCTATTTTTATTTAACGAAGAAAAAAATAAAAAAATAAAAAAAGCCTATAAAATTTTACAGTCTCATTTATTGTTGGAAATCCAATAACAAATTCTTTAGTTTCTAAAATGTCATCAAGTGTTTTTCTTTTTTTAGTTGAGTTAATTGCTATCATTAAACATGGTGGCAAGTGGCTAGACATAGTAGCAAATGCAAGAGTACATGCATCTGCTTTTCCATCACTATCATAAGCTGAAGCTATTACTGCAGGGGCAGGATACATCATAGACCTTGGTTTTAAATTTATTTTTTTAGACATTTTTCACCTATTATTTTTCATATATTTAGAATAATTTAATAGACATTTTTCACCTATTATTTTTCACATATTTAGAATAATTTAATAGACATTTTTCACCTATTGAGAATAATTTAATGTTTGGATTCTTATCTAGCTCTATTTCTAGATTTTAATATTCTTCATAAAATTTACATGGTCTATATAGTTTCTCAATGCTTCTTCAACAGTACCTTCATCTTTTACTAATTTTAAGCCAAAATCTCCTGCATGCATTTGAGCCTTTACACCAAATTGTTGACAAATCGCAACTTCACAATCTTTTATAGCATCAATAATTTTTGGGTTTTGATGCTTGGTATATGATTCAATTTCAACAGTTCTTTTATCTATAAATTCAAATTCATCTTTTTCTTCATGGTATTCATAAACATATAATGAATGTGCTTTTCCAAAATGTAAATCTAAATCTTCTCCATTTGATGAAGCAACAGCTATTCTCATATTTTCACCTTTTATGATATTTAATAAGTATTAAATTGGTTTTTTAATAGTTATCTTATTTAACTTGTTCTTTTTTCCAGTTCTTATAGATTAAAGATTCGATTTCTTGATTATCATCTAAGTAGGTATTTTGATTCATAATAATGAATAATTCATCAGCATACTTTAATCTTAAATATTCATCTGGAATTAAAGTATTCCCGCTTCTTACAACAGATACGACCATTGCAGATTTAGGTATTGGAAGTTCCCAAACCTTCTCTCCAATTAATGCACAGTCCATTGGGACAACATACTCTTCTAATACGCTTTTTGTTTTATCGAAGTCAATTCCTTTATTCTTTTTAAGTAATCTCATAAGTAAAGTTTCATAAATCGGATCATTACCTAAAATGGTTGGTATGATATATGCAAGTACAACTACAACAATCATTGCAACTAGAGAATTTGTAACTCCAGTCATCTCAGCAATGAGAATAACTGCTGTTATTGGAGTTCTAACAGAACTTGCAAACATCGCTGCCATTGAAATCATAATAAATTTATATGCTATAAGAGGATTTAATCCAAAGAGGGGGATTACAATTGCACTGAATATTGCACCAATATAAGCTCCAATTACAAGAACTGGGTAGAATATTCCTCCTGGGGCACTAGAACCAAAACAAAAGATTAAAAGCAAATATTTTCCAATTAAAAGAACGATTAAAACAGATAATGGAGGTAAACTTAGCTCAATTAAACTCATCATTGAGTATCCTCCGCCAAGTATTTCAGGTAAAAAGAGACCTACAAGTCCAGTTACAAGGAACACTATTATAAATTTCACCTCCAATGGCAGGAAACTTAACTTATCCCACATTTTGGAGGTTTTAATCATTCCAACATTGTAAATATATCCTAAGATTCCAATAAGAATTCCTAAAACTATTAATAACCAGTAATAGTTTAATGGAAGATTTAATGATGTAAATGGGAATATCGGGCTTTGTCCAAAGAACAATTTAGATACTAAATCTGCTACAAGTGCTGAAACTAAACCTACAATAACAATTGATCTGTCAAAACCTTTGTTAATTTCTTCTAATGTAAAGATAAATCCTGCAAGAGGTGCGCTGAAAGTAGCTGCAAGTCCTGCTCCACTTCCACATACTAAAAGACGTTTTTCATCAGTTTTACTGTTTGGCAAATATTTTGACACTCCCTTTGCAGCCATAGCTCCTAGTTGTACAGATGGGCCTTCTCTTCCTAAGGAAAGCCCTCCAAGTGCAGTAAGGGTCCCTGCAATAAATTTAGCTATTAATGTTTTCCACCAGCAAACATCAAAGTATCCTTTTACCTCTCCCATAACTTGAGGTATACCACTTCCAGAACTGTCTGGACTCCATTTAATAAGAAGTGCTGTTATTAGCCCCATAAGTGCAAGTATGGAGAACCATGCAATTGTTAGTAAAAAATCTCCCTGTATATATTTTAAAGTAGAAAATAAGATATTTTCAGAATTATCTAATCCAAATCTATAAAGAGACACTACAAAACCTGAGA is part of the Methanobrevibacter olleyae genome and harbors:
- a CDS encoding flavin reductase encodes the protein MSKKINLKPRSMMYPAPAVIASAYDSDGKADACTLAFATMSSHLPPCLMIAINSTKKRKTLDDILETKEFVIGFPTINETVKFYRLFLFFYFFLR
- a CDS encoding NifB/NifX family molybdenum-iron cluster-binding protein, whose translation is MRIAVASSNGEDLDLHFGKAHSLYVYEYHEEKDEFEFIDKRTVEIESYTKHQNPKIIDAIKDCEVAICQQFGVKAQMHAGDFGLKLVKDEGTVEEALRNYIDHVNFMKNIKI
- a CDS encoding ClC family H(+)/Cl(-) exchange transporter: MKMIKQTLGLNVENPKYYIKLIIEAILIGLFSGFVVSLYRFGLDNSENILFSTLKYIQGDFLLTIAWFSILALMGLITALLIKWSPDSSGSGIPQVMGEVKGYFDVCWWKTLIAKFIAGTLTALGGLSLGREGPSVQLGAMAAKGVSKYLPNSKTDEKRLLVCGSGAGLAATFSAPLAGFIFTLEEINKGFDRSIVIVGLVSALVADLVSKLFFGQSPIFPFTSLNLPLNYYWLLIVLGILIGILGYIYNVGMIKTSKMWDKLSFLPLEVKFIIVFLVTGLVGLFLPEILGGGYSMMSLIELSLPPLSVLIVLLIGKYLLLIFCFGSSAPGGIFYPVLVIGAYIGAIFSAIVIPLFGLNPLIAYKFIMISMAAMFASSVRTPITAVILIAEMTGVTNSLVAMIVVVVLAYIIPTILGNDPIYETLLMRLLKKNKGIDFDKTKSVLEEYVVPMDCALIGEKVWELPIPKSAMVVSVVRSGNTLIPDEYLRLKYADELFIIMNQNTYLDDNQEIESLIYKNWKKEQVK